From the Entomomonas sp. E2T0 genome, one window contains:
- the purE gene encoding 5-(carboxyamino)imidazole ribonucleotide mutase: MSALVGVIMGSKSDWATLCHTVTILEELKIPHEVKVISAHRTPDLLFEYAEQAEQRGLQVIIAGAGGAAHLPGMCAAKTHLPVLGVPVQSAMLSGVDSLLSIVQMPAGIPVATLAIGKAGAVNAGLLAASILGNKYPEYHIALKAYRQKQTETVLANSDPRVE, translated from the coding sequence ATGAGTGCATTGGTTGGCGTTATTATGGGGTCTAAATCAGATTGGGCTACCTTGTGCCACACAGTAACCATTTTAGAAGAATTAAAAATTCCTCATGAAGTGAAGGTGATATCTGCACACCGTACACCAGACCTTTTGTTTGAATATGCAGAGCAAGCAGAGCAACGAGGCTTACAAGTTATTATTGCAGGCGCTGGTGGTGCAGCACATTTACCGGGTATGTGTGCAGCAAAAACACATCTACCTGTATTGGGGGTGCCTGTGCAATCAGCTATGTTATCTGGTGTTGATTCATTATTATCGATTGTACAAATGCCAGCAGGTATCCCTGTGGCTACTTTAGCCATTGGCAAGGCTGGCGCAGTAAATGCTGGCTTATTAGCCGCGAGCATATTAGGTAATAAATATCCAGAATATCACATAGCGTTAAAAGCTTATCGACAAAAACAAACAGAAACAGTATTAGCTAATTCTGATCCAAGAGTAGAGTAG
- a CDS encoding 5-(carboxyamino)imidazole ribonucleotide synthase codes for MKVGVIGGGQLGQMLAQAGTSLGMKFSFLDPAKDACAASLGQHICADYDDKQALRQLAEEVDVVTFEFESVPAETVAFLSDFVPVYPNAESLRIARDRWFEKSLFKSLDIPTPEFANIESQMDLEQAVLEIGLPAVLKTRTLGYDGKGQKVLKQQADVTNAFAELGNVPCILEGFVNFSGEVSLIAVRGQDKAIRFYPLVHNQHNQGILHLSIASEQHPMQALAESYVAKVLEKLNYVGVLAFEFFEVEDGLKANEIAPRVHNSGHWTIEGSVASQFENHLRAIAGLPLGSTKKRGESAMLNFIGSIPAKEQVLSIENCHLHDYSKVFKAGRKVGHATINCNNINDLKQIVSQVETLIQG; via the coding sequence ATGAAAGTTGGGGTAATTGGTGGTGGTCAGTTAGGCCAAATGTTAGCACAAGCTGGGACTTCTTTAGGGATGAAGTTTAGTTTTTTAGACCCAGCCAAGGATGCTTGTGCAGCTTCACTAGGGCAACATATCTGTGCGGATTATGATGATAAACAAGCATTACGACAACTGGCAGAAGAGGTAGATGTAGTTACTTTTGAGTTTGAAAGTGTACCTGCTGAAACTGTAGCCTTTTTAAGTGATTTTGTACCTGTATACCCCAATGCAGAATCATTACGCATTGCTCGAGATCGTTGGTTCGAAAAAAGCTTATTTAAATCTTTGGATATTCCTACACCAGAGTTTGCTAATATTGAGTCACAAATGGATTTAGAGCAAGCAGTGTTAGAGATAGGTTTGCCAGCAGTATTGAAAACACGCACCCTTGGTTACGATGGCAAAGGTCAAAAAGTATTAAAACAACAAGCTGATGTTACTAATGCATTTGCCGAATTAGGTAATGTACCTTGTATTCTTGAGGGATTTGTCAACTTTTCAGGTGAAGTTTCTTTAATTGCTGTACGTGGACAAGATAAAGCGATACGTTTTTATCCTCTTGTGCATAATCAACATAACCAAGGCATTTTGCACCTTTCTATTGCTAGCGAGCAGCATCCTATGCAAGCTCTAGCAGAAAGTTATGTAGCTAAAGTGTTAGAAAAATTAAATTATGTAGGTGTTTTGGCATTTGAGTTTTTTGAAGTAGAAGATGGTTTAAAAGCCAATGAAATTGCACCACGCGTACATAATTCTGGGCATTGGACTATAGAAGGTTCCGTTGCTAGTCAATTTGAGAATCATTTAAGAGCTATTGCAGGGTTACCTTTAGGTTCTACTAAAAAGCGCGGTGAAAGCGCTATGTTGAATTTTATTGGTAGTATCCCTGCTAAAGAACAGGTATTAAGTATTGAGAACTGTCATTTACATGATTATAGCAAAGTATTTAAAGCAGGTCGTAAAGTAGGGCATGCTACTATTAACTGTAATAATATAAATGATTTAAAACAGATTGTTAGTCAAGTTGAAACATTAATTCAAGGGTAA
- a CDS encoding DUF3299 domain-containing protein — protein sequence MIKFLKLLIISLSIIVTHVYAEPAETDWLELMPKQDQQALENMPDLISHDTEEAPGVFEAKGGLKQRDNLPAVMYSKNTVASLEGKQIKLGGYPVPIANNQQGLVTQLFIVPYPGACIHVPPPPPNQIVLIDYPQGIQINDIYEPIWVIGKLHIEQVTNDLADAVYTMQADNVRLVQERDL from the coding sequence GTGATTAAATTTTTAAAATTACTGATAATAAGTTTATCTATTATAGTTACTCATGTTTATGCTGAACCAGCAGAAACTGACTGGTTAGAATTAATGCCAAAACAAGATCAGCAAGCATTAGAAAATATGCCTGATTTGATAAGCCATGATACAGAAGAAGCGCCAGGAGTCTTTGAAGCTAAAGGTGGTTTAAAGCAAAGGGATAATTTACCTGCAGTTATGTATTCTAAAAATACAGTAGCTAGTTTAGAAGGTAAACAAATTAAGCTGGGTGGTTATCCTGTGCCGATTGCAAATAATCAACAAGGCCTAGTAACACAGTTATTTATAGTACCTTATCCAGGGGCTTGTATTCATGTGCCACCACCGCCTCCTAACCAAATAGTGTTAATTGATTACCCTCAAGGAATCCAGATTAATGATATTTATGAACCTATTTGGGTTATTGGGAAATTGCATATTGAACAAGTAACTAATGATTTAGCAGATGCGGTTTATACGATGCAAGCAGATAATGTGCGACTAGTACAGGAAAGAGATTTGTAA
- the hda gene encoding DnaA regulatory inactivator Hda codes for MNKPTQLALSIHLADDVTFSNYYAGSNAAALNYVERLCDPDAGWVESLIYLWGSKGVGCSHLLQAACLQFQLAGRNAIYLPLTELVCYTPEILENLEQYDLVCLDDLQVIIDNKVWQEALFHLFNRLRDSGKYLLIAADRSPRELKLELADLQSRLTLALVFQLHTLSDEDKLKALQLRASARGITLSDEVGRFILAREERNLANLFLLLDKLDKASLEARHKLTIPFVKQVLNW; via the coding sequence ATGAATAAACCAACGCAATTAGCATTGAGCATTCATTTGGCAGATGATGTTACCTTTAGTAATTATTATGCAGGGAGTAATGCCGCTGCTTTAAATTATGTTGAGCGTTTATGTGACCCTGATGCAGGCTGGGTGGAGAGCTTAATTTATTTATGGGGTAGTAAAGGCGTTGGTTGTAGCCATTTATTACAAGCAGCTTGTTTACAGTTCCAACTAGCAGGGCGTAATGCCATCTATCTACCATTAACTGAGTTAGTTTGTTATACACCAGAAATTCTAGAAAATTTAGAACAATATGATTTAGTTTGTTTGGATGATCTGCAAGTAATAATTGACAATAAAGTTTGGCAAGAGGCTTTATTTCATCTATTTAATCGATTACGTGATAGCGGTAAATATTTGTTAATTGCTGCAGATAGATCGCCAAGGGAACTTAAACTTGAGTTGGCTGATTTACAATCAAGATTGACATTGGCGCTGGTTTTTCAATTACATACACTTTCTGATGAAGACAAATTAAAAGCTTTACAGCTAAGGGCGTCAGCAAGAGGTATCACATTATCTGATGAAGTAGGACGTTTTATTTTAGCCCGTGAAGAACGTAACTTAGCGAATTTGTTTCTGTTGTTAGATAAATTAGATAAAGCTTCTTTAGAAGCACGTCACAAGTTAACAATTCCTTTTGTTAAACAAGTATTAAATTGGTAA
- the arsC gene encoding arsenate reductase (glutaredoxin) (This arsenate reductase requires both glutathione and glutaredoxin to convert arsenate to arsenite, after which the efflux transporter formed by ArsA and ArsB can extrude the arsenite from the cell, providing resistance.), with protein MTEYIFYHNPRCSKSRQALTLLEEQSITPTIIHYLETPPDKNTLKEILSKLGISARQLLRTGEDEYKELGLANDSLTEANLIDAMVKHPKLIERPILVVDNKAVIGRPPENVLELIK; from the coding sequence ATGACTGAATATATTTTCTATCACAATCCTCGTTGCTCAAAATCGCGACAAGCACTCACATTGCTTGAAGAACAATCAATTACACCTACTATCATTCACTACTTAGAAACACCACCTGACAAAAACACACTTAAAGAAATATTGTCCAAGTTAGGTATTTCTGCTCGCCAATTACTACGTACAGGCGAAGATGAATATAAAGAATTAGGTTTAGCTAACGACTCGTTAACAGAAGCTAATTTAATTGATGCTATGGTAAAGCATCCCAAGTTAATAGAACGTCCTATTTTAGTAGTAGATAACAAAGCCGTAATTGGTCGCCCACCCGAAAATGTTTTAGAGCTAATTAAGTAA